The nucleotide window GGCCAATCTCTTTCTCCATCGACTTCTTCATGGAAACAATCaaacccatttaaaaaaatgggaaaaacaaaatcagaaatggttctacagaaaaagaaaaaagaaatcaactCCTGCATCTTGTGATACTGCTGCAGCCACGGCTATAGGGGTTGGCCTGAGCACCACCCTGGCAGTTGTAGTAGGAGGCCCCGCGTCGAGAGCAGGGCACAGTGTTCCTCTGCAGCGCACCGTAGCTGATGTAGCCGCTGGTGGCCAGAATGCGCCGGCTGATCTCCGATCCCAGCTCAAACTCCTCTCCAGCCAGGCACTCAGCCACGGTTCCCTTGCAGGATGATCCGGCCGGTATAAAACCCAGTTGGTGGTGAGACAACCCGCCTGCATGGACGGTGGATGATGAGGAGCTGAAAACTAAGACCAGTGCACAGATCCCAAAAACAGCTGAAGAATAGAAGATGCCGGCCATAGCTTTGGAAACAAAGCTCTCTCTTTCTTACCCTCTCtgtcttctctttctcttctggGTAGGTTTCCTTCTTCTGTTTCCTTCCCTGTGTAGCTGTGccgtttcttttgttttgtagtTCCAAATTGAACTCAGGACAACTAGACGAAGGGAGAGCTGGGACTTATAAATGGAATGGAGGTAACAGTTTGGGATTGGTTTAGTTGATATTCACAGTAATGCCATTTGAGGgttgaaaaagagagaataatgtCTACAGCAATTTGAGACTACTATTGCCATAGTTGGCGTTGTTATTGCC belongs to Juglans regia cultivar Chandler chromosome 8, Walnut 2.0, whole genome shotgun sequence and includes:
- the LOC109009756 gene encoding protein RALF-like 33, whose amino-acid sequence is MAGIFYSSAVFGICALVLVFSSSSSTVHAGGLSHHQLGFIPAGSSCKGTVAECLAGEEFELGSEISRRILATSGYISYGALQRNTVPCSRRGASYYNCQGGAQANPYSRGCSSITRCRS